A stretch of DNA from candidate division WOR-3 bacterium:
TGGTTTTGATTTTTCTTGAGATATGCCCAATTTCTTTGTCATTTCGGCAATTTCGGGGTGTTCTTCTGTATAGTCACGTAAATCTGGGAGTGGGGGTAGCCATCCTGTTCCCACTATTTCTCCTCTTTCTGGGATTATTACCTTTTTATACATAGGATACATTTTTCCTCCTTTCCTTAAAATTTGGTAAGTTTATTTAAAATAACAGGTATTTTCTATTTGTAAAGAGGGAAGCTTAATACCTATAAGTTCTTTCGATTTTTACTTGGGTTTTTCTTTTTGGCTTAAACTCTTCAAAGAAATCAGAAGGTAGAGAGAAATTTCATATTAAAATACTTGACTAATTTTTATTTTTATATATCTTAATTTAGAGTATTAATTACGGGAGGTTCTCGAATTAATATTCTTTTTTGAAAATAACATCTTTAGGTTTTCCTCTTTTGTTAAGTTTTTTGGTTTAAGTTAAAGTAGGAGGTTTTTTTAAAATGCCAGAAGGTAGAGTAAAGTGGTTTAATCCACGGAAGAATTATGGGTTTATTGAGGTAGAAGGTGGGGAAGATGTTTTTGTTCATGCATCTGCTCTTGGGGAAGGTGTGGATGTGCTTAATGAGGGCGATAGAGTTTCTTTTGATGTT
This window harbors:
- a CDS encoding cold shock domain-containing protein, translating into MPEGRVKWFNPRKNYGFIEVEGGEDVFVHASALGEGVDVLNEGDRVSFDVVEGKKGKKAENVRKL